The Ketobacter alkanivorans genome includes the window CGCGGTGGTTGTTGCGAATTGCATCTGGATCTGGGGCATGTGGCCATTTATCGTGCGCTGGCGGCAGAAGCCGGTCTGAGTGGCGATCTGGAATGGCAGTTGTTTGAAATTTTCCAGCGTAAGGCGGTTCCCGAGCTGGAGGCCTTCTTGGCAAAACAGGTAAGTGATCCGGATCTGGCGGTTATGCTGCGCCAGTTGGTAACGTTGGCGGGCGATCGATCGGTATTGGCGAAAGCGGCCAGCGTATTGGCCAAGGCACCGCAGGCTGTGCAGTCAGCCCTGGCGGATCTGGAGCAGATCGCCGATCAGCTTGTTGCCAGTTATCCCGATGTGAAATTGTATTTTGATCTGGGCGAGTTGCGTGGTTATCACTACCATACTGGCCCGGTGTTCAGTGCCTATGTCCCTGATATGGGCCAGGCTATCGCCAATGGTGGTCGTTATGATCACATCGGTGAAGTGTTTGGGCGTGCGCGTCCGGCCACGGGCTTTAGTACCGATCTGGCGGCGTTGGTGCGTCGTGTGACCTCCTCCGTGGCCAGTAAGAAAATTTTTGCACCCGTTGCCGGTTCAGTTGCTGATCAGGCAAGTTTGCAGGAGGCAGTGCAGCAGTTGCGGGCTTCCGGCCAGGTGGTGATTCA containing:
- a CDS encoding ATP phosphoribosyltransferase regulatory subunit, translated to MATADRWLLPDGIDEILPPQAAKLEQLRRDLLDLYKSWGYEQVFPPLVEYLESLLTGAGNDLALQTFKLTDQLTGRLMGVRADMTTQVARIDAHTLNREGVTRLCYAGHVLHAKPESLAASRSLIQIGAEIYGHGGIASDIEVIGLMLETLRRGGCCELHLDLGHVAIYRALAAEAGLSGDLEWQLFEIFQRKAVPELEAFLAKQVSDPDLAVMLRQLVTLAGDRSVLAKAASVLAKAPQAVQSALADLEQIADQLVASYPDVKLYFDLGELRGYHYHTGPVFSAYVPDMGQAIANGGRYDHIGEVFGRARPATGFSTDLAALVRRVTSSVASKKIFAPVAGSVADQASLQEAVQQLRASGQVVIQSLGAGQTAQSQGCDQQLSLSSSGWVAVAVSDS